Genomic window (Neurospora crassa OR74A linkage group VI, whole genome shotgun sequence):
AATCCCAAGGGGAAGACCACAAACCCCCCATCGGCATCGGCAAAAGGATCGGTACCGTCCAGACTTTATTCAGCAAACGGTACGGCGTTCCAGACGCAGAAGTTAAAGAAGTATTCGGCCACTTattcgacgacgaccaaGTCTTTCAGATCGGTAACCTAAAAGCGAAAGCCATCCATCTTCCCGGGCACACCCCCGATCATCTAGGGTATCAAATCGGTAACAACGTCTTCTGCGGCGACAGCCTATTCAACGCAGACATCGGAACCGCGAGGTGTGATTTCCCCGGCGGGAGTGCGCACGATCTGTACCACTCCGGCCGAAAATTGTTACAAAATTTACCGGATGAAACCAAGATTTGGACCGGACATGATTACCCGCCTGAAGACAGGAGGGAGCCGGTGCCGTGTTTGACGGTTAAAGAACATAGGGAGAGGAATAAGCATTTGCGGGATGGGAtcacggaggaggagtttgtGAAAGccagagaggagagggatcGGGACTTGGCGGCGCCGAGGCTGTTGCATCAGAGTCTGCAGGTGAATATTCGGGCGGGCAAACTGCCGGGGGAGAATGAGAgtgggttgaggttgttgcaTTTGCCGGTCAAGATCAAGACGGATAAGAAGTGGTGATCTTGATCGGTTAGTAGGAAGAGGTAGctgaggaaggaggagggtaaagagtacctctaggagATCACGATTTCATAATACATTATCAACCGTAAGAGTCTGTTTACCGCGGTTGATACGGCTCGTCATGTGTCCTAGTTGTTCACGACCTGAATTCATGCCTCCAACACTATATCAAACACCCCACCCTGTGTCTCACATGTCGAAGCCCATTTGAATACCTATGTGTTATAACATTCTGGGAACTCCGGAAGGCCTTGCTCGACTCGCGGTATTGGACTTCGAACACTCAGTCCATGTCTGCTTTCATGACAGGATAAGACGGTGAAATCACGACGAGATGAGCTGAAATGATGATGGTACAGattacgtagaggtacctaataCCCTAACAGCAGTGACCAGCGCCCTCACAGTCAAGTAGAGGCACTCGTACATACTCCATCATGACGGCTTTCCTTAGAAGCACGTTGTCCTGATCTTGGGACTTCCGATGATCGAAGTGGCAGCAGGTGGTAGAAGCTAGCGAAATGTCTGAAAAGATGACAGCGACAGGGCAACAGCACCATGGGAGAACGTACAGGCCAATTCAAGTGTTGACCATACCACCAGATACCAATACACAGATCCTCATCACTCTATGTAAtcatctctcctcctccacctcccatCCAAGGTCCCAACTCTTGGGCCCCCACGGATCAGCCTCCAACGCATATGATACCACCTCCAGCTCATGCTGCTCAATCCACTTCAACTGATCCTGCAGCCTCCGATACGTCTTTTCGTAGAGATGATAATCATCGTACCAAACACGGAACCACGAGTCCATCGTAGAGGCCATGATTTCTTCGTTGGAGCGAATGTCCGAGATAGCTGGGCGCACGGGTCGTAAGCCTTGGTACATGCGCTCGACAAAACTCGTGAAGCAGGTGAAACGTCGCGAGAGCTCATCGAGCTGGTGTGTAGTGAGGAAGGGTTCAGCCAAGAGGTCCTCTCCTTGAATGGGAAAGTCAGAGACAATAGACTTGCCGTACTCGACCCAGTAGTTGGCAAAGTCGCCAAAGGGAAGACGGAAGTCGTCGCAGAGCTTGTCCCACCCGAAGAGAACTTGATATCGAGTCCTTTCGAGCGCATCAACCATTAACGACCTTGCAAAGGCTACCAGA
Coding sequences:
- a CDS encoding metallo-beta-lactamase domain-containing protein — its product is MTSLQPYLAEVCQTTSSLLTSNTCAPCLYHIRHLTTSFPRSASRIATTRSLSSTSLASTSQKTTVHQFHNRPHLQQLHLIPTNSIQPCLPRRTYTTTTSPPEPTITPLFEPITSTFQYLVADPLTLTAAIIDPVLDYSPLDNSISTTSADALLSLIASNGYKIAWILETHAHADHLSASSYLQTRLTESQGEDHKPPIGIGKRIGTVQTLFSKRYGVPDAEVKEVFGHLFDDDQVFQIGNLKAKAIHLPGHTPDHLGYQIGNNVFCGDSLFNADIGTARCDFPGGSAHDLYHSGRKLLQNLPDETKIWTGHDYPPEDRREPVPCLTVKEHRERNKHLRDGITEEEFVKAREERDRDLAAPRLLHQSLQVNIRAGKLPGENESGLRLLHLPVKIKTDKKW